From the genome of Halomonas sp. 1513, one region includes:
- a CDS encoding phosphate ABC transporter ATP-binding protein, translated as MTSAMTTASHRDAMRGMGKTTFKVRDLNLFYGKDQALKGIDLDIPANKVTAFIGPSGCGKSTLLRCFNRMNDLVDICRVEGEILLDGEDIYARGVDVAELRRKVGMVFQKPNPFPKSIYENVAYGLRLQGVNNKSVLDEVVERSLRGAALWDEVKDRLGDNAFGLSGGQQQRLVIARAIAIEPEVILLDEPASALDPISTLKIEELIHELKEQYTILIVTHNMQQAARVSDYTAFMYLGDLVEFGETNTIFTEPEKKQTEDYITGRYG; from the coding sequence ATGACGTCAGCCATGACCACCGCCAGCCATCGTGACGCCATGCGCGGCATGGGCAAGACCACTTTCAAGGTGCGCGACCTCAACCTGTTCTACGGCAAGGACCAGGCGCTCAAGGGCATCGACCTGGATATCCCGGCCAACAAGGTGACCGCCTTTATCGGCCCCTCGGGCTGCGGCAAGTCGACCCTGCTGCGCTGCTTCAATCGCATGAACGACCTGGTCGATATTTGCCGCGTCGAGGGCGAGATCCTGCTCGACGGCGAGGACATCTACGCCCGCGGCGTGGATGTCGCCGAGCTGCGCCGCAAGGTGGGCATGGTGTTCCAGAAGCCCAACCCCTTTCCCAAGTCGATCTACGAGAACGTCGCCTACGGCCTGCGCCTGCAGGGCGTCAACAACAAGTCGGTGCTCGACGAGGTGGTGGAGCGCTCGCTGCGCGGTGCGGCGCTGTGGGACGAGGTCAAGGACCGGCTCGGCGACAACGCTTTCGGCCTCTCCGGCGGCCAGCAGCAGCGCCTGGTGATCGCCCGGGCCATCGCCATCGAGCCGGAGGTGATCCTGCTCGACGAACCGGCCTCGGCGCTGGACCCGATCTCGACGCTGAAGATCGAGGAGCTGATCCACGAGCTCAAGGAGCAGTACACCATCCTCATCGTCACCCACAACATGCAGCAGGCGGCGCGGGTTTCGGACTACACCGCCTTCATGTACCTCGGCGACCTGGTCGAGTTCGGTGAGACCAACACCATCTTCACCGAGCCCGAGAAGAAGCAGACCGAGGATTACATTACGGGCCGCTACGGCTAA
- a CDS encoding bile acid:sodium symporter, which yields MRERMERHQAWIYLAFILAGLALGLWQPSLAAMLEPLLWPLLGTLLYATFTQIPLTHIRRGVSDWRFMAALLLGNFVVIPLLVGAGMALLPLSPAVQAGVLLVLLVPCTDWFISFTHLGKGEVGRAIAAAPLLLLVQIVALPAYLWLFLGPGWFQLALSTQLLGAFTGLILTPLVLAWLTERLAERQPVARRAVDRLGLLPVPLLALVVLVIAASQVNSVVGLGGVLLQVLAIFIAYLLFAALLGKLLGRGFGLAPGPARTLTFSFGTRNSFVVLPIALALPEAWQAAVVVIVFQSLVELFGMVAYLRWVPGRLIPSPTEA from the coding sequence ATGCGCGAGCGCATGGAGCGCCACCAGGCCTGGATCTACCTTGCCTTCATCCTGGCCGGGCTGGCACTGGGGCTGTGGCAGCCGTCGCTGGCGGCGATGCTCGAGCCACTGCTGTGGCCGCTGCTCGGTACGCTGCTGTATGCCACCTTTACCCAGATTCCGCTGACCCACATACGCCGCGGCGTTAGCGACTGGCGCTTCATGGCCGCGCTGCTGCTGGGTAACTTCGTGGTGATTCCGCTGCTGGTGGGGGCCGGCATGGCGCTGCTGCCGCTGTCGCCGGCGGTGCAGGCGGGCGTCCTGCTGGTACTGCTGGTGCCCTGTACCGACTGGTTCATCAGCTTTACCCACCTCGGCAAGGGCGAGGTGGGTCGCGCCATTGCCGCGGCGCCGTTGCTCTTGCTGGTGCAGATCGTCGCGCTGCCCGCTTATTTATGGCTGTTTCTCGGCCCGGGCTGGTTCCAGCTCGCGCTCAGCACTCAGCTACTCGGCGCCTTCACCGGGCTGATCCTCACGCCGCTGGTACTGGCCTGGCTGACCGAGCGCCTCGCCGAGCGCCAGCCGGTGGCCAGGCGTGCGGTAGATAGGCTCGGCCTGCTGCCGGTGCCGCTACTGGCGCTGGTGGTGCTGGTGATCGCCGCCTCCCAGGTCAACAGCGTGGTCGGTCTCGGCGGGGTGCTGCTGCAGGTGCTGGCGATCTTCATCGCCTACCTGCTGTTCGCCGCCCTGCTCGGCAAGCTGCTCGGCCGCGGGTTCGGCCTGGCCCCGGGGCCGGCACGCACCCTGACCTTCAGCTTCGGCACCCGCAACTCCTTCGTGGTGCTGCCGATTGCCCTGGCCCTGCCCGAGGCGTGGCAGGCCGCCGTGGTGGTGATCGTCTTCCAGTCGCTGGTCGAGCTGTTCGGCATGGTCGCCTATCTGCGCTGGGTGCCGGGGCGGCTGATTCCTTCACCGACCGAAGCGTAG
- a CDS encoding group II intron reverse transcriptase/maturase — translation MGVETVPASSSWTKAEPAPLMEAVVAKANMARAYRKVVANQGAPGADGMTVDQLADHLKQYWPTLRERLLAGEYHPSPVRAVKIPKPKGGTRQLGIPTVTDRLIQQALLQVLTPIFDPTFSASSYGYRPGRSAQQAVSAMKAHVTAGHRWVVDLDLKAFFDRVNHDLLMARVARRIRDKRVRRLIRRYLEAGMFQDGLPAPRQQGTPQGGPLSPLLANILLDDVDKELERRGHRFCRYADDLQVYVRSRRAGERVMASLSDFLESSLRLTVNHAKSAVDRPWHRGYLGYTLTRHKLPKLTLAKASLQRLMQRVREVLKRGKGRNIRRVVEELVPVLRGWASYFSLVDVKRPLEALDGWIRRRLRCVIWRQWKRPQTRRRKLLALGLDDQRAWKSAGNGRGPWWNAGASHMNQALPRKWFNQLGLISVLDTVRGLSRSS, via the coding sequence GTGGGCGTCGAGACGGTCCCGGCGTCGTCATCGTGGACGAAAGCGGAGCCCGCCCCGCTCATGGAGGCCGTGGTAGCGAAGGCCAACATGGCGCGGGCTTACCGGAAGGTGGTCGCCAACCAAGGCGCACCGGGTGCCGACGGCATGACGGTGGATCAGCTGGCCGATCACCTGAAACAGTACTGGCCGACGCTGCGCGAGCGGCTGCTGGCCGGTGAGTATCATCCCAGCCCGGTCCGGGCCGTCAAGATTCCCAAGCCCAAGGGCGGGACACGGCAGCTCGGCATCCCCACGGTGACCGACCGGCTGATCCAGCAGGCGCTGCTTCAGGTACTGACGCCGATCTTCGATCCGACATTCTCGGCATCGAGCTACGGCTACAGGCCAGGGCGCAGTGCCCAGCAGGCCGTCTCGGCGATGAAGGCCCATGTCACTGCCGGCCACCGCTGGGTGGTCGATCTTGACCTGAAAGCCTTCTTTGACCGGGTGAACCACGACCTGCTGATGGCCCGGGTCGCGCGCCGCATCCGCGACAAGCGGGTACGGCGCCTGATTCGTCGCTATCTGGAAGCCGGGATGTTTCAGGACGGCCTGCCCGCGCCACGCCAACAGGGAACGCCGCAGGGCGGACCGCTGAGTCCGCTGCTGGCCAATATCCTGCTGGATGACGTGGACAAGGAGCTGGAACGCCGCGGTCACCGCTTCTGCCGCTACGCCGACGACCTGCAGGTATACGTCAGGAGTCGTCGAGCGGGTGAGCGCGTTATGGCTAGCCTGAGTGATTTTCTCGAGAGCTCACTCAGGCTCACGGTCAATCACGCCAAGAGTGCGGTGGACCGCCCGTGGCACCGCGGGTACCTGGGCTACACGCTGACCCGACACAAACTGCCGAAGCTGACGCTGGCCAAGGCCAGCCTGCAGCGCCTGATGCAGCGTGTCCGTGAGGTACTCAAGCGTGGCAAGGGGCGCAATATCCGACGCGTCGTCGAAGAGCTGGTGCCAGTCCTGCGAGGCTGGGCCAGCTACTTCAGTCTCGTCGATGTTAAACGCCCGTTGGAAGCGCTGGATGGTTGGATACGCCGCCGACTGCGCTGCGTGATCTGGCGGCAGTGGAAGCGGCCGCAGACTCGACGCCGGAAGCTCCTGGCGCTGGGGCTGGACGACCAGCGCGCCTGGAAATCGGCGGGGAACGGTCGAGGCCCGTGGTGGAACGCCGGGGCCTCGCACATGAATCAGGCCCTGCCACGGAAGTGGTTCAACCAACTGGGCCTGATCTCGGTACTTGATACGGTAAGAGGGCTTAGCCGTTCTTCGTGA
- a CDS encoding type I glyceraldehyde-3-phosphate dehydrogenase, with protein sequence MSVTIGINGFGRIGRLALRSLWASVEAGAVEIARINDPGGDAATFAHLLEFDSVHGHWSPGQGIVAQQDAIVIDGRRIAFSANRELGDSDWSGCRVAIECSGKMKTQDKLNAYLEQGVERVVVSAPVKEQGVLNLVVGVNDDLYDPATHRIVTAASCTTNCLAPVVKVIHETYGIRHGSMTTVHDITNTQTILDAPSSPQKPDLRRSRACGMSLIPTTTGSAKAITAIFPELEGKLNGHAIRVPLANASLTDMVFELEREVTVEEVNAALKAAADGPLAGILGYEERPLVSIDYRTDPRSAIIDALSTMVVNGTQLKLYAWYDNEWGYANRTAELALKVGGAQVARG encoded by the coding sequence ATGAGCGTAACCATTGGCATCAACGGCTTCGGGCGTATCGGTCGCCTGGCCCTGCGCAGCCTGTGGGCCAGCGTCGAGGCCGGCGCGGTGGAGATCGCGCGCATCAACGACCCGGGCGGCGACGCCGCGACCTTCGCCCATCTGCTCGAATTCGACTCGGTACACGGCCACTGGTCGCCGGGGCAGGGCATCGTGGCGCAGCAGGATGCCATCGTCATCGACGGCCGGCGCATCGCCTTCAGCGCCAACCGCGAGCTCGGCGACAGCGACTGGTCCGGCTGCCGGGTGGCCATCGAGTGCTCCGGCAAGATGAAGACGCAGGACAAGCTCAACGCCTACCTCGAGCAGGGCGTCGAGCGCGTGGTGGTCAGCGCCCCGGTCAAGGAGCAGGGGGTGCTCAACCTGGTGGTCGGCGTCAACGACGACCTCTACGACCCGGCGACACATCGCATCGTCACCGCGGCCAGCTGCACCACCAACTGCCTGGCGCCGGTGGTCAAGGTGATCCACGAGACCTACGGCATTCGCCACGGCTCGATGACCACGGTGCACGACATCACCAACACCCAGACCATTCTCGATGCCCCGAGCTCTCCACAAAAGCCGGATCTACGCCGCTCGCGGGCCTGCGGCATGAGCCTGATTCCCACCACCACCGGCTCGGCCAAGGCGATCACCGCGATCTTCCCCGAACTCGAGGGCAAGCTCAACGGCCACGCGATACGCGTGCCGCTGGCCAACGCCTCGCTCACCGATATGGTCTTCGAGCTCGAGCGCGAGGTCACGGTGGAGGAGGTCAATGCCGCCCTGAAGGCCGCCGCCGACGGCCCGCTGGCCGGCATTCTCGGCTATGAGGAGCGGCCGCTGGTCTCCATCGACTACCGCACCGACCCGCGCAGCGCGATCATCGACGCGCTCTCGACCATGGTCGTCAACGGCACCCAGCTCAAGCTCTACGCCTGGTACGACAACGAGTGGGGCTATGCCAACCGCACCGCCGAGCTGGCCTTGAAGGTCGGCGGCGCGCAGGTGGCCCGTGGCTGA
- a CDS encoding arsenical-resistance protein produces the protein MSAHQDTQAPSVAEGMGLFERFLSLWVALAIVAGILLGQFAPAIPEALSRFEVAQVSIPVAILIWAMIFPMMLQIDFTSVLGVRRQPKGLLITTSVNWLIKPFSMFAIAWFFLMVVFAPLIPAERASEYLAGAILLGAAPCTAMVFVWSYLTRGDAAYTLVQVAVNDLIMLFAFAPIVVFLLGISNIQVPWDTVILSVVLYIVIPLTAGYLTRQALIKRRGSEWFDSVFMKRIGPVTPVGLIITLVLLFAFQGDVIIANPLHIVLIAIPLIIQTVLIFFIAYGWAKAWKVPHNVAAPGAMIGASNFFELAVAAAIALFGLQSGAALATVVGVLVEVPLMLALVRIANKTRHHFPTADTRAAQA, from the coding sequence ATGAGCGCACACCAGGACACCCAAGCACCCAGCGTCGCCGAAGGCATGGGCCTGTTTGAGCGCTTCCTGTCGCTGTGGGTGGCGCTTGCCATCGTCGCCGGCATCCTGCTCGGCCAGTTCGCCCCCGCCATTCCCGAGGCGCTGTCGCGCTTCGAGGTTGCCCAGGTCTCAATCCCGGTGGCGATCCTGATCTGGGCGATGATCTTTCCCATGATGCTGCAGATCGACTTTACCTCGGTCCTCGGCGTGCGCCGCCAACCCAAGGGACTGTTGATCACCACCTCGGTGAACTGGCTGATCAAGCCGTTCAGCATGTTCGCCATCGCCTGGTTCTTCCTGATGGTGGTGTTCGCCCCGCTGATCCCCGCGGAGCGCGCCAGTGAGTACCTGGCCGGCGCTATCCTGCTGGGCGCTGCGCCCTGTACCGCCATGGTCTTCGTCTGGAGCTACCTGACCCGAGGCGACGCCGCCTATACCCTGGTGCAGGTGGCGGTCAACGACCTGATCATGCTGTTCGCCTTCGCCCCCATCGTGGTCTTCCTGCTCGGCATATCGAATATTCAGGTGCCCTGGGACACGGTCATTCTGTCGGTGGTGCTGTATATCGTCATCCCGCTGACGGCCGGCTATCTGACCCGCCAGGCGCTGATCAAGCGGCGTGGCAGCGAGTGGTTCGACAGCGTCTTTATGAAACGTATTGGCCCAGTGACGCCGGTGGGATTAATTATCACCCTGGTGCTGCTGTTCGCCTTCCAGGGCGACGTGATCATCGCCAACCCGCTGCATATCGTGCTCATCGCCATCCCGCTGATCATCCAGACCGTGCTGATCTTCTTCATTGCCTACGGCTGGGCCAAGGCGTGGAAGGTGCCCCACAACGTGGCCGCCCCCGGGGCGATGATCGGCGCCAGCAACTTCTTCGAGCTTGCCGTGGCGGCGGCCATCGCGCTGTTCGGGCTGCAGTCGGGGGCGGCGCTGGCCACGGTGGTAGGCGTGCTGGTGGAGGTGCCGCTGATGCTGGCCCTGGTGCGCATCGCCAACAAGACCCGACACCACTTCCCGACGGCCGACACCCGCGCCGCGCAGGCCTGA
- a CDS encoding TetR family transcriptional regulator produces MNVATDSPRRQQLTQIAARLFMQQGFDRTTVRMLAEEMGIKSGSLFHHFADKQEILCAVIEESTRNALVSARRALAEAAPTPRARLVALARVHLETLHDDRHAHGVALYEWRRLNDEDREHLTHLRDAYEALWHQVIVDAREVGLVHGDPATVTRFALGALNWTARWYDPEGPMNTAQLADELANMVLSPAS; encoded by the coding sequence ATGAATGTAGCGACCGACTCGCCCCGCCGCCAGCAGCTGACCCAAATCGCCGCGCGGCTGTTCATGCAGCAAGGCTTCGATCGCACCACGGTGCGCATGCTGGCCGAGGAGATGGGCATCAAGTCGGGCAGCCTGTTCCACCACTTCGCCGACAAGCAGGAGATTCTCTGTGCGGTGATCGAGGAGAGTACCCGCAACGCCCTGGTCAGCGCCCGCCGGGCCCTGGCCGAGGCTGCGCCGACGCCCCGCGCACGGCTGGTGGCGCTGGCCCGGGTACACCTCGAGACCCTGCACGACGATCGCCATGCCCACGGCGTGGCGCTCTATGAGTGGCGGCGCCTCAACGATGAGGACCGCGAGCACCTCACCCACCTGCGTGACGCCTACGAGGCGCTATGGCATCAGGTCATCGTCGACGCCCGCGAGGTGGGGCTGGTACACGGCGACCCGGCGACCGTCACCCGCTTCGCCCTGGGCGCGCTCAACTGGACGGCGCGCTGGTACGACCCCGAGGGGCCGATGAACACTGCCCAGCTGGCGGATGAGCTGGCCAACATGGTGCTGAGCCCCGCCTCCTGA
- a CDS encoding MFS transporter — protein sequence MSLLERVRQLPFEVRQYLLITGNYWAFTLTDGALRMLVVLYFSQLGYSPLEVAMLFLFYEAFGVVTNLVGGWLGARLGLNRTMNVGLGLQIVALAMLLVPAGMLTVVWVMTAQALSGIAKDLNKMSAKSAVKVLVPKESASAGSALYRWVAMLTGSKNALKGLGFFLGGLLLTLIGFQGAVLAMAVMLSGVLGLSLWRLRADLGRQKVKPKFSEVFSKSRAVNVLSAARLCLFASRDVWFVVALPVFLYEQHGWSQWTVGGLLALWVIGYGGVQTQAPRLTRLMSGEARVITAGWAAALALLGVALALLPLTAVGWLVAGLLAFGVLFAINSSWHSYLIVHYARADGVSMDVGFYYMANAMGRLIGTLLSGWLYMTHGLSACLWVAAGLVAASALMALALPRQADTAAVN from the coding sequence ATGTCGCTGCTAGAGCGGGTCAGGCAGCTGCCCTTCGAGGTGCGCCAGTACCTGCTGATCACCGGCAACTACTGGGCCTTCACCCTCACCGACGGTGCGCTGCGCATGCTGGTGGTGCTCTATTTCAGCCAGCTGGGCTACTCGCCGCTGGAAGTGGCCATGCTGTTCCTGTTCTACGAGGCGTTCGGCGTGGTCACCAACCTGGTGGGCGGCTGGCTAGGCGCGCGGCTGGGGCTCAATCGCACCATGAACGTCGGCCTCGGCCTGCAGATCGTCGCCCTGGCGATGCTGCTGGTGCCGGCCGGCATGCTGACGGTGGTATGGGTGATGACCGCCCAGGCGCTGTCGGGGATCGCCAAGGACCTCAACAAGATGAGCGCCAAGAGCGCGGTCAAGGTGTTGGTGCCCAAGGAGAGCGCCAGCGCCGGCAGCGCGCTCTACCGCTGGGTGGCGATGCTGACCGGCTCCAAGAATGCCCTCAAGGGGCTGGGGTTCTTTCTCGGCGGGCTGTTGCTGACGCTGATCGGCTTCCAGGGTGCGGTACTGGCCATGGCGGTGATGCTCAGCGGCGTGCTGGGACTGTCGCTGTGGCGGCTGCGCGCCGACCTGGGCCGCCAGAAGGTCAAACCCAAGTTCTCCGAGGTGTTCTCCAAGTCGCGGGCGGTCAACGTGCTGTCTGCGGCAAGGCTGTGTTTGTTCGCCTCCCGAGACGTGTGGTTCGTGGTGGCGCTGCCGGTGTTTCTCTACGAGCAGCACGGCTGGAGCCAGTGGACGGTGGGCGGGCTGCTGGCGCTGTGGGTGATCGGCTACGGCGGGGTGCAGACCCAGGCGCCCAGGCTGACCCGGCTGATGAGCGGCGAGGCGCGGGTGATCACCGCCGGCTGGGCCGCGGCCCTGGCGCTGCTTGGCGTGGCCCTGGCGCTGCTGCCGCTGACCGCGGTGGGCTGGCTGGTGGCGGGGCTGCTGGCCTTTGGGGTGCTGTTTGCGATCAATTCCAGCTGGCACAGCTATCTGATCGTGCACTACGCCCGCGCCGACGGCGTGTCGATGGACGTCGGCTTCTACTACATGGCCAACGCCATGGGCCGGCTGATCGGCACGCTGCTCTCCGGCTGGCTGTACATGACCCACGGCCTCAGCGCCTGCCTGTGGGTGGCGGCGGGGCTGGTCGCCGCCAGCGCCTTGATGGCCCTGGCGCTGCCGCGCCAGGCCGATACCGCCGCCGTCAATTAG
- a CDS encoding acyl-CoA dehydrogenase, producing the protein MPDYQAPLRDLRFVMDEMFDFPSHYAALPGGDDASPDVVAAILEEGARFSREVLLPLNQSGDREGCLLEGGDVKAPKGFKQAYQQYVEGGWPSLSAEPEFGGQGLPHSLGMVLSEMICATNLAWGMYPGLSHGAADALRHHGSDAQKATYLTKLVEGVWTGTMCLTEPHCGTDLGLIKTRAVPTDDGGYEITGTKIFISAGEHDLAENIVHLVLAKLPDAPEGSKGISLFVVPKYLPNQAGEPGERNGVVCGSLEHKMGIHGNATCVMNFDAAKGYLVGAPNKGLACMFTMMNVARIGVGIQGLGLTEASFQNSLAYARDRLQMRALSGAKAPEKAADPIIVHPDVRRMLLTQKAFAEGGRMLVLYTAQMVDVVEHGQDAAERERAETLLGLLTPIVKAFLTEVGFEATNEGVQVFGGHGFIQEWGMEQLVRDARITRLYEGTTGIQALDLLGRKVLMSQGETLKAFTKEIHKFCQAEADNPALAEFIKPLAKLNAEWGELTMGVGMKAMQDREEVGAASVDYLMYSGYVTLAYLFARAAKQASAALEGDEHAFYQAKLDTARFYYQRLLPRTRAHAAMVQAGGGSLMAISAYDFGLGFEI; encoded by the coding sequence ATGCCCGACTATCAGGCCCCGCTGCGCGACCTGCGCTTCGTGATGGACGAGATGTTCGACTTCCCCAGCCACTACGCTGCGCTGCCGGGAGGCGACGACGCCTCGCCGGACGTGGTCGCGGCAATCCTCGAGGAGGGCGCGCGCTTCTCCCGCGAGGTGCTGCTGCCGCTCAACCAGAGCGGCGACCGCGAGGGCTGCCTGCTGGAGGGCGGCGACGTCAAGGCGCCCAAGGGCTTCAAGCAGGCCTACCAGCAGTACGTTGAAGGCGGTTGGCCGAGCCTCTCCGCCGAGCCCGAGTTCGGCGGCCAGGGCCTGCCGCATTCGCTGGGCATGGTGCTGTCGGAGATGATCTGCGCCACCAACCTGGCCTGGGGCATGTACCCGGGGCTCTCCCACGGCGCCGCCGATGCGCTGCGCCACCACGGCAGCGATGCGCAGAAGGCCACCTACCTGACCAAGCTGGTCGAGGGCGTGTGGACCGGCACCATGTGCCTCACCGAGCCGCACTGCGGCACCGACCTGGGGCTGATCAAGACCCGCGCGGTGCCCACCGATGACGGCGGCTATGAGATCACCGGCACCAAGATCTTCATCTCCGCCGGCGAGCACGACCTGGCCGAGAACATCGTTCACCTTGTGCTGGCCAAGCTGCCTGATGCGCCGGAGGGCTCCAAGGGCATCTCGCTGTTCGTGGTACCGAAGTATCTACCCAACCAGGCGGGTGAACCCGGTGAGCGTAACGGCGTGGTGTGCGGCTCGCTGGAGCACAAGATGGGCATCCACGGCAACGCCACCTGCGTGATGAACTTCGACGCCGCCAAGGGTTATCTGGTCGGCGCGCCCAACAAGGGCCTGGCCTGCATGTTCACGATGATGAACGTGGCGCGTATCGGGGTCGGCATCCAAGGGCTGGGCCTTACCGAGGCGAGCTTCCAGAACTCGCTCGCCTATGCCCGCGATCGCCTGCAGATGCGCGCGCTGTCCGGCGCCAAGGCGCCGGAGAAGGCCGCCGACCCGATCATCGTCCACCCCGACGTGCGGCGCATGCTGCTGACCCAGAAGGCCTTCGCCGAAGGCGGCCGGATGCTGGTGCTGTACACCGCGCAGATGGTCGACGTGGTCGAGCACGGCCAGGACGCCGCCGAACGCGAGCGCGCCGAGACCCTGCTGGGCCTGCTGACGCCGATCGTCAAGGCGTTCCTCACCGAGGTCGGCTTCGAAGCCACCAACGAGGGCGTGCAGGTGTTCGGCGGCCACGGCTTCATCCAGGAGTGGGGCATGGAGCAGCTGGTGCGCGATGCGCGTATCACCCGCCTCTACGAGGGTACTACCGGTATCCAGGCCCTCGACCTGCTGGGCCGCAAGGTGCTGATGAGCCAGGGCGAGACGCTCAAGGCCTTCACCAAGGAGATTCACAAGTTCTGCCAGGCCGAAGCCGATAACCCGGCGCTGGCCGAATTCATCAAGCCGCTGGCCAAGCTCAACGCCGAATGGGGCGAGCTGACCATGGGCGTGGGCATGAAGGCGATGCAGGACCGCGAGGAAGTCGGTGCCGCCAGCGTCGACTACCTGATGTACTCGGGCTACGTGACCCTCGCCTACCTGTTCGCCCGCGCCGCCAAGCAGGCCAGCGCCGCGCTGGAGGGTGACGAGCATGCTTTCTACCAGGCCAAGCTCGATACCGCACGTTTCTACTACCAGCGGTTGCTGCCGCGCACCCGCGCCCATGCCGCCATGGTGCAGGCCGGCGGCGGCTCGCTGATGGCGATCTCCGCCTACGACTTCGGCCTGGGCTTCGAGATCTAA
- a CDS encoding transcriptional regulator: MQPLRLFKCLADDTRLMLILLIQQEGELCVCEMTHVLKESQPKVSRHLAQLRGCGLVVDQRDGQWVYYRLAPSLPEWALTTLAAAAEGDRQRIQAGLSRLAAMGNRPERRAALC; this comes from the coding sequence ATGCAACCGCTACGCCTGTTCAAATGCCTGGCCGACGACACTCGCCTGATGCTGATACTGCTGATCCAGCAGGAGGGCGAGCTGTGCGTGTGTGAGATGACCCACGTGCTCAAGGAGTCGCAGCCCAAGGTCTCGCGACACCTGGCCCAGCTGCGCGGCTGCGGCCTGGTGGTCGACCAGCGAGACGGCCAGTGGGTCTACTACCGGCTGGCGCCCAGTTTGCCCGAGTGGGCGCTGACTACCCTGGCCGCCGCCGCCGAAGGCGACCGCCAGCGTATTCAGGCCGGATTGTCGCGGCTGGCGGCGATGGGCAATCGCCCGGAGCGCCGCGCGGCACTGTGCTGA
- a CDS encoding acetyl-CoA acetyltransferase (Catalyzes the synthesis of acetoacetyl coenzyme A from two molecules of acetyl coenzyme A. It can also act as a thiolase, catalyzing the reverse reaction and generating two-carbon units from the four-carbon product of fatty acid oxidation) → MAASNDIVILSAARTPMGGMLGSLSSLTAPELAAVAIRAAIERAGIEPDEIDEGFLGCVLPGGVKQGPARQAMRQAGIPDQIGATTINKLCGSGMKAVMLAHDLIRAGSGELILAGGMESMSNAPHLLTKARSGYRLGHGELKDHMFHDGLEDAETGQLMGTFAQQVADQRGYGRERMDDFAIASLERAMAAHEAGHLAAEMAPVTVTSRSGETLVAHDEQPFQAKLDKIRSMRPAFAKDGTITAANASSISDGASAVIVASRAAAQAHGLTPIARVLGHSTFSRHPSEFTIAPVGAIAALLERLDWTVEDVDLFEVNEAFAVVTLMAMDDLEIPHAKVNIFGGACAQGHPVGSTGSRIIATLINALRVTGGKRGVASLCIGGGEATAIAVELAD, encoded by the coding sequence ATGGCAGCATCCAACGATATCGTGATTCTTTCCGCCGCCCGCACCCCGATGGGCGGCATGCTGGGCAGCCTGTCGAGCCTCACCGCTCCCGAACTCGCCGCGGTGGCGATCCGTGCCGCGATCGAGCGTGCCGGCATCGAACCCGACGAGATCGACGAGGGCTTTCTCGGCTGCGTGCTGCCCGGCGGGGTCAAGCAGGGCCCGGCGCGCCAGGCGATGCGCCAGGCCGGGATTCCCGACCAGATCGGCGCCACCACTATCAACAAGCTGTGTGGCTCGGGCATGAAGGCCGTGATGCTGGCCCACGACCTGATCCGCGCCGGCAGCGGCGAGCTGATCCTGGCCGGCGGCATGGAGTCGATGTCCAACGCCCCGCATCTGCTGACCAAGGCACGCAGCGGCTATCGCCTCGGCCACGGCGAGCTCAAGGACCATATGTTCCACGACGGCCTCGAGGACGCCGAGACCGGCCAGCTGATGGGCACCTTCGCCCAGCAGGTCGCAGACCAGCGCGGCTACGGCCGCGAGCGCATGGACGACTTCGCCATCGCCTCGCTGGAGCGCGCCATGGCCGCCCATGAGGCCGGCCACCTGGCTGCCGAAATGGCCCCGGTGACGGTCACCTCGCGCAGCGGCGAGACGCTGGTGGCGCACGACGAGCAGCCGTTCCAGGCCAAGCTCGACAAGATCCGCAGCATGCGCCCGGCGTTTGCCAAGGACGGCACCATCACCGCCGCCAACGCCAGCTCGATCTCCGACGGCGCCTCGGCGGTGATCGTCGCCAGCCGCGCCGCGGCCCAGGCCCACGGCCTGACGCCGATTGCCCGGGTGCTCGGCCACAGCACCTTCTCGCGCCACCCCAGCGAGTTCACCATCGCCCCGGTGGGCGCCATCGCCGCGCTGCTCGAGCGCCTCGACTGGACGGTGGAGGACGTCGACCTGTTCGAGGTCAACGAGGCCTTCGCCGTGGTCACTCTGATGGCCATGGACGACCTCGAGATCCCCCACGCCAAGGTCAACATCTTCGGCGGCGCCTGCGCCCAGGGCCACCCGGTGGGCTCTACCGGCTCGCGGATCATCGCCACCCTGATCAACGCCCTGCGCGTCACCGGCGGCAAGCGCGGCGTTGCCAGCCTGTGCATCGGCGGCGGCGAGGCTACCGCCATCGCCGTGGAGCTGGCCGACTAA